From Equus przewalskii isolate Varuska chromosome 7, EquPr2, whole genome shotgun sequence, one genomic window encodes:
- the GALR1 gene encoding galanin receptor type 1: MELAAGNLSEGNASEPEAPTAEPRPLFGIGVENFITLVVFGLIFALGVLGNSLVITVLARSKPGKPRSTTNLFILNLSIADLAYLLFCIPFQATVYALPTWVLGAFICKFIHYFFTVSMLVSIFTLAAMSVDRYVAIVHSRRSSSLRVSRNALLGLGFIWALSIAMASPVAYHQRLFHRDVSNQTFCWEQWPNQRHKKAYVVCTFVFGYLLPLLLICFCYAKVLNHLHKKLKNMSKKSEASKKKTAQTVLVVVVVFGISWLPHHVIHLWAEFGVFPLTPASFFFRITAHCLAYSNSSVNPIIYAFLSENFRKAYKQVFKCHIRNESSLNDNKENKSRMDTPPSTNCTHV, encoded by the exons ATGGAGCTAGCGGCCGGGAACCTCAGCGAGGGGAACGCGAGCGAGCCCGAGGCCCCCACCGCAGAGCCGAGGCCGCTCTTCGGCATCGGCGTCGAGAACTTCATCACGCTGGTGGTGTTCGGCCTGATCTTCGCACTCGGCGTGCTGGGCAACAGTCTGGTGATCACCGTGCTGGCGCGCAGCAAGCCCGGCAAGCCACGCAGCACCACCAACCTGTTCATCCTCAACCTGAGCATCGCCGACCTGGCCTACCTGCTCTTCTGCATCCCCTTCCAGGCCACGGTGTACGCACTGCCCACCTGGGTGCTGGGCGCCTTCATCTGCAAGTTCATCCACTACTTCTTCACCGTCTCCATGCTGGTCAGCATCTTCACTCTGGCCGCGATGTCGGTGGACCGCTACGTGGCCATCGTGCACTCGCGGCGCTCCTCCTCCCTGCGGGTGTCCCGCAACGCGCTGCTGGGCTTGGGCTTCATCTGGGCGCTGTCCATCGCCATGGCCTCGCCGGTGGCATACCACCAGCGCCTCTTCCACCGGGACGTCAGCAACCAGACCTTCTGCTGGGAGCAGTGGCCCAACCAGCGCCACAAGAAGGCCTACGTGGTGTGCACCTTCGTTTTCGGCTacctgctgccgctgctgctcaTTTGTTTCTGCTATGCCAAG gtCCTTAATCATTTGCATAAAAAGTTGAAGAACATGTCAAAGAAGTCAGAAGCATCGAAGAAAAAG ACGGCGCAGACGgttctggtggtggtggtggtttttggGATATCCTGGCTGCCGCACCATGTCATCCACCTCTGGGCTGAGTTTGGAGTCTTCCCACTGacccctgcttccttcttcttcaGAATCACGGCCCACTGCCTGGCGTACAGTAATTCCTCGGTGAATCCCATCATATACGcatttctctctgaaaatttCAGGAAGGCCTACAAGCAAGTGTTCAAGTGCCACATTCGCAATGAATCTTCTCTCaatgataataaagaaaataaaagtcgaATGGACACCCCACCATCAACCAACTGTACTCATGTGTGA